One region of Culex pipiens pallens isolate TS chromosome 2, TS_CPP_V2, whole genome shotgun sequence genomic DNA includes:
- the LOC128092912 gene encoding uncharacterized protein LOC128092912 produces MARRTAFKRHDVNVVKVIGHLLKNQDYFSKMYVQLTNDRQLKTPEEAFALIIEAHLTKAQYEIFHFDCPSRYPPYNVIAGAKKTCAPPVEFIEGSASKIKVELQALMNHTASRILQVIRQDVTDYLDSHDLDCAELVLLSSWGMDGSTGYSQFNHSLPEGSIDDSDVFAATLTPIQLYVHSDGKHILWHNPTPQSIRFCRPIMLQFIKESREIILKTKHDLEKEMCELTPLKIDLPGDKFVLIDFNFVLSMIDGKVLTYITGSSSMQNCPICGATPNIMNSIEKLEEGFTANEDTLYYGISPLHAWIRFFECLLHISYRMEIKQWRVTKDLKLNYLKRKKMVLEALHKAFGFRADQPRSGGKGTSTTGNICRKAFSNPELLSSVLGIEKELIERFRNILIAINCQEAINPEIFDEYCKDTYRFYLEHYEWYKIPATLHKVLAHAGDIILHSPAPLGVLAEEAAECQHKHLKLFRSHFARKRSREANLMDVFLRALHESDPYLSSMWVSKKHTKKVCSSYPTVVRSFMVFEDSESDTSSNIMNDLMDAVDEVDEDFEEDVVDED; encoded by the coding sequence ATGGCAAGGAGAACAGCATTTAAAAGGCACGATGTGAATGTAGTTAAAGTGATAGGACACCTCCTGAAAAATCAGGATTACTTTTCTAAAATGTACGTTCAGTTAACTAACGACCGACAGTTAAAAACGCCGGAAGAAGCATTTGCGCTGATTATCGAAGCACACCTTACTAAGGCTCagtatgaaatatttcattttgattGCCCTTCGAGATATCCGCCTTACAATGTTATAGCAGGTGCCAAAAAAACATGCGCACCTCCTGTTGAATTCATCGAAGGGTCAGCCTCGAAGATAAAAGTGGAATTGCAAGCTCTGATGAATCATACGGCATCTAGAATACTTCAAGTAATAAGGCAGGATGTGACAGATTATCTAGATAGTCATGATTTAGATTGCGCCGAATTGGTTTTATTGAGTAGTTGGGGAATGGATGGATCCACTggatattctcaatttaatcATTCATTGCCAGAAGGTAGCATTGATGATTCCGATGTCTTTGCTGCAACGTTAACTCCCATCCAATTATACGTGCATAGTGATGGTAAACATATTTTATGGCATAATCCTACACCTCAAAGCATCAGATTTTGTCGACCAATTATGTTACAGTTTATTAAAGAATCTAGAGAAATCATCCTGAAAACAAAACATGATCTGGAAAAAGAAATGTGTGAATTGACACCTTTGAAAATTGATCTTCCGGGTGATAAATTCGTGTTGatcgattttaattttgttttgagtaTGATAGACGGAAAAGTGCTGACATATATTACTGGTTCATCATCGATGCAAAATTGTCCTATATGTGGGGCAACACCTAATATAATGAACTCCATCGAAAAACTAGAAGAAGGATTTACTGCCAATGAAGACACATTATACTATGGAATATCTCCACTTCATGCTTGGATACGGTTTTTCGAATGTCTGTTACATATTTCATATCGGATGGAGATCAAACAATGGAGGGTTACGAAGGATCTTAAGCTGAATTATCTTAAACGAAAAAAGATGGTTCTGGAAGCATTGCACAAGGCATTTGGATTTAGAGCTGATCAACCAAGATCAGGCGGTAAAGGTACGAGTACTACCGGAAACATTTGTAGGAAAGCATTTTCTAACCCGGAACTTTTAAGCAGTGTATTGGGCATTGAAAAAGAGTTGATCGAGAGATTTCGTAATATTTTGATAGCGATCAACTGCCAAGAAGCCATTAATCCTGaaatatttgatgaatattGCAAAGATACATATAGGTTCTATTTAGAACACTACGAATGGTATAAAATTCCTGCAACTCTGCATAAAGTGCTTGCTCATGCAGGTGATATAATTCTTCATTCTCCTGCTCCTCTTGGTGTTTTGGCAGAAGAAGCCGCTGAATGTCAacacaaacatttgaaattatttcgTTCGCATTTTGCTAGAAAAAGATCACGAGAAGCAAATTTAATGGATGTATTTTTAAGGGCATTGCATGAGTCGGACCCATATTTAAGTTCAATGTGGGTAAGCAAAAAACATACCAAGAAAGTTTGCTCTTCATACCCAACAGTTGTTAGAAGTTTCATGGTTTTCGAGGATTCTGAAAGTGATACAAGTTCTAACATAATGAATGATCTTATGGATGCTGTTGATGAAGTTGACGAAGATTTTGAAGAAGATGTTGTGGACGAAGATTAG